One Erpetoichthys calabaricus chromosome 8, fErpCal1.3, whole genome shotgun sequence DNA segment encodes these proteins:
- the LOC127529005 gene encoding dynein axonemal heavy chain 11-like: MAIDQDKISKLQDWIDIGWIQVDFRPIKQILLSYSFKWMWTFARYLTDKVTDTLKSLDAFLKRTEPHIEGITGEERDTGFFMSMMRLFNESLSLNHYPELVTVSENVDDDWLDLLSFAERLNQLKDEIDVSDVYMRDCLLQNAYVRIKKFTKQVKSLQQEAKDLKELQELLEATIVDFATLNECQSTVRNLTLMWQAVEVIRKQQNGWKMQPWQVIDTAQLVQSTEEQLSLIKSLSRKVQGWDVYTGTMESVNVIQLTLPLIKDLLNPAMRTRHWKQLVRDTGGQLRVTPGTLRQMTLGDLLTLGLQKHTEHVKSIVERAVKDATVEGGLKNCEEVWMSRIFELCTHSTVTWENESTQILLLTNSNAIFEDLEHHQLALEAMKRNSEAGPFADEVGKWQRRLQVIEATLHRWLEVQEKWFQLEGVSF; this comes from the exons ATGGCA ATTGACCAAGACAAGATATCTAAACTTCAGGACTGGATAGACATCGGCTGGATTCAAGTTGACTTTCGGCCCATCAAGCAAATATTGCTGTCATATTCATTTAAGTGGATGTGGACATTTGCCAGATATTTAACGGACAAG GTGACAGATACCCTGAAGAGTCTGGATGCTTTTCTGAAAAGGACAGAGCCTCACATTGAGGGTATCACAGGGGAAGAGAGGGACACAGGGTTTTTTATGAGCATGATGCGACTTTTCAATGAG TCATTGTCTCTCAATCACTACCCAGAGCTTGTAACTGTAAGTGAGAATGTGGATGATGACTGGctg GATCTCTTAAGTTTTGCTGAAAGACTTAACCAACTTAAAGATGAAATAGATGTATCTGATGTTTATATGAGAGACTGCCTGCTTCAAAATGCCTACGTAAGGATTAAGAAGTTCACTAAGCAAGTAAAAAGTCTACAGCAAGAAGCGAAAGATCTCAAGGAGCTGCAGGAGCTTCTTGAGGCCACAATCGTGGACTTTGCCACATTAAATGA GTGTCAGAGCACTGTAAGGAATCTCACCTTGATGTGGCAGGCTGTTGAAGTGATTAGAAAACAGCAAAATGGCTGGAAGATGCAACCCTGGCAAGTTATTGACACAGCCCAGCTTGTCCAAAGCACAGAGGAGCAGCTCAGCCTGATCAAGTCTCTCTCACGAAAGGTGCAAGGCTGGGATGTATACACCGGGACCATGGAATCGGTTAATGTTATACAG ctgaCCTTGCCTCTGATTAAGGACCTCTTGAACCCTGCTATGAGAACAAGGCATTGGAAGCAGCTTGTCCGTGATACTGGGGGACAACTCCGTGTAACTCCAGGAACTCTGCGACAAATGACCCTGGGGGACTTGCTGACACTTGGCCTACAAA AACATACTGAACATGTGAAGAGTATTGTTGAGCGTGCTGTAAAAGATGCAACTGTTGAAGGTGGACTGAAGAACTGTGAGGAGGTCTGGATGAGCAGGATATTTGAACTATGCACTCATTCTACAGTTACATGGGAAAACGAA AGTACCCAGATCCTGCTTTTGACTAACTCCAATGCCATCTTTGAAGACCTTGAACATCATCAGTTGGCACTGGAAGCGATGAAAAGGAACAGTGAAGCTGGCCCATTTGCAGATGAAGTAGGAAAATGGCAGAGGAGGCTACAAGTCATTGAAGCCACCCTACACAGATGGTTAGAAGTCCAGGAGAAATGGTTTCAGCTGGAAGGGGTCAGTTTTTGA
- the LOC127529006 gene encoding uncharacterized protein LOC127529006, whose translation MSSPKPYVVFSTKNDLTGFPKDATAFTSVHQDFCALMKAVEQNPNVLQSCTKQGLQEKLNEMNDKLDKFLGIVSAILEQKRCAFPRFYFLSDQDVLKIVCYAFHPEALSRYLYKVFEHMESLVFEASGEARAMQSQQIVAVRSLHGEMLYLVEPLACEGPVEQWFHLLMDRMRISLQQSLHAALGHESCSRREIHSAGARRVLVSRSASSKDQEVERE comes from the exons ATGTCCTCACCCAAACCATATGTG GTTTTTTCCACAAAAAATGACCTTACCGGATTTCCAAAAGATGCTACTGCCTTCACTTCAGTTCATCAGGACTTCTGTGCGCTGATGAAAGCAGTTGAACAAAATCCAAATGTTCTGCAGAGCTGTACAAAGCAAG GTCTGCAAGAAAAACTCAACGAAATGAATGACAAACTAGATAAATTCCTTGGCATAGTGTCTGCAATTCTGGAACAAAAACGTTGTGCTTTTCCACGCTTTTACTTCCTTTCTGATCAAGATGTTCTCAAAATTGTGTGCTATG CTTTCCATCCTGAGGCTCTGAGTCGTTATCTGTATAAGGTCTTTGAACACATGGAGAGCTTAGTTTTTGAGGCCAGCGGTGAAGCACGTGCCATGCAGAGTCAGCAGATAGTGGCAGTGAGGAGCCTCCATGGAGAGATGCTGTACCTTGTGGAG ccTTTGGCATGTGAAGGCCCTGTTGAGCAGTGGTTTCATCTTCTCATGGACAGAATGAGAATTTCCTTGCAACAAAGCCTTCATGCTGCCCTTGGACATGAATCATGTTCACGGCGAGAGATTCACAGTGCTGGTGCAAGACGTGTTCTCGTTAGTCGGTCAGCTTCAAGCAAAGATCAGGAGGTGGAGAGAG AGTAA